A DNA window from Humulus lupulus unplaced genomic scaffold, drHumLupu1.1 SCAFFOLD_821, whole genome shotgun sequence contains the following coding sequences:
- the LOC133811627 gene encoding uncharacterized protein LOC133811627, whose product MAKPSSSSSDSLRESINALLSPTAEISKDLSPELVDRLLIFLSNVGVSNPIPDHCNTKGFLSDVISAVLKPLTISRGQLTCLLTVKPVISNFYATLHGGALAAVAETISIVCAKTVVGDDKEIFLGEQSFSYLSGASIDAEVIADAKVVRSGRNLTVVSIDFKLKKTQKLVYTARATFYNMPVSKL is encoded by the exons ATGGCGAagccctcctcctcctcctccgatTCTCTTCGAGAATCTATTAACGCGTTACTCTCTCCCACAGCGGAGATCTCGAAGGACCTCTCTCCCGAACTCGTTGACCGACTTCTGATTTTCCTCTCCAACGTCGGCGTCTCCAACCCTATCCCCGATCACTGCAACACCAAAGGTTTCTTATCCGACGTCATCTCCGCCGTGCTCAAACCCCTCACTATTTCACGCGGTCAGCTCACCTGCCTCCTCACCGTCAAGCCCGTCATCagt AACTTCTATGCAACACTTCATGGAGGAGCTCTTGCAGCTGTAGCCGAGACGATCTCCATAGTTTGTGCTAAAACGGTTGTAGGTGACGACAAGGAAATCTTTCTTGGTGAACAGAGCTTTTCTTATCTCTCTGGTGCTTCAATCGAT GCAGAGGTAATTGCTGATGCAAAAGTGGTGAGAAGTGGAAGGAATTTGACTGTAGTGTcaattgattttaaattaaagaaaaccCAGAAGCTGGTGTATACAGCTCGTGCTACCTTCTATAACATGCCTGTTTCTAAGTTATGA